Proteins encoded by one window of Shewanella avicenniae:
- a CDS encoding DUF935 domain-containing protein — protein sequence MANKLKPIQTQELSRVDHGKLMAQALINGMIQNPDNLLREHGGRFDVYRDILRDDQVASCYQQRTKALISAPFEVKPASESAQDIEIAEFVTQCLDLIPFDDISEKMIKGGVHYGYSVAEIMWGYSQRLNRIVIDAIKVRDRSRFRFGPNGELYLVDDLLTKQKMPREKFWVFSTGADNDDNPYGEGLAFSLYWPVFFKRNGIKFWMIFLEKFGMPTATARLSQAQMKDNEQVSLALSVLDAIQADSGVVVPEDFAVELIEASRSGTADYNSLKAAMDASIAKIILSQTMTTDNGSSRSQSETHMAVRDEIIKSDADQLCYSFTEQVVKQLVSMNYPNADIPTVWRRTEPEVDLNELADRDNKIAQLGYEPTEEYITETYGAGWRKKTEVLPPNQFEPTASQPVPPMGAEFAEVSRLTDKRVQHRRDMQALADAAEYLSTKYQQLIGTQVDELMAFMETTPDAEKVRAKIQELMDVEPPKEAVDTLRNATFVGRLMGMLKASK from the coding sequence ATGGCAAACAAACTAAAACCAATTCAAACACAGGAACTCAGCCGAGTAGATCACGGCAAACTCATGGCGCAGGCTCTTATCAATGGCATGATCCAGAACCCCGACAACCTGCTGCGGGAACACGGTGGCAGGTTTGACGTCTACCGCGACATTTTGCGCGACGACCAAGTGGCGAGCTGCTACCAACAGCGCACCAAGGCTCTAATATCCGCACCATTCGAAGTTAAACCGGCCAGTGAAAGCGCACAAGACATTGAGATCGCCGAATTTGTTACCCAATGCCTAGACCTCATTCCATTCGACGACATCAGCGAAAAAATGATTAAAGGCGGTGTCCACTACGGCTATTCAGTAGCGGAAATCATGTGGGGCTATAGTCAACGTCTAAACCGGATCGTGATTGATGCAATCAAGGTTCGTGACCGTTCACGCTTTCGCTTTGGCCCTAACGGCGAGCTGTACTTGGTCGACGACCTGCTAACCAAGCAGAAAATGCCGCGAGAAAAATTCTGGGTATTCAGTACCGGCGCAGACAACGACGACAATCCATATGGCGAAGGATTGGCCTTTTCGCTCTATTGGCCGGTTTTTTTCAAGCGCAACGGGATCAAGTTCTGGATGATTTTTCTGGAAAAATTCGGCATGCCAACGGCAACCGCGAGGCTATCACAAGCGCAAATGAAAGATAACGAGCAGGTATCGCTCGCGCTATCAGTACTCGATGCGATTCAAGCCGATAGCGGCGTCGTAGTGCCCGAAGATTTCGCAGTAGAGCTAATCGAAGCCAGCCGCAGTGGGACAGCCGATTACAACTCGCTAAAGGCCGCAATGGACGCCTCAATCGCGAAAATCATTCTCAGCCAAACCATGACCACCGATAATGGCAGCAGCCGCAGCCAGTCAGAAACACACATGGCTGTGCGCGATGAAATCATCAAATCCGACGCCGACCAGCTGTGTTATTCATTCACCGAGCAAGTGGTCAAACAGCTCGTCAGCATGAACTACCCAAACGCCGACATTCCGACCGTTTGGCGCAGAACAGAGCCAGAAGTCGACCTCAACGAATTAGCAGACCGAGACAACAAGATCGCCCAACTCGGCTATGAGCCAACCGAGGAATACATCACCGAAACCTACGGCGCAGGGTGGCGCAAGAAAACGGAAGTCTTGCCGCCAAACCAATTTGAACCCACCGCTAGTCAACCTGTACCACCTATGGGGGCAGAGTTTGCAGAAGTTAGCCGCCTTACTGATAAGCGCGTCCAACATCGCCGAGATATGCAGGCATTAGCCGACGCAGCAGAGTACCTATCGACCAAATATCAGCAGCTAATCGGGACGCAAGTAGACGAGCTAATGGCCTTTATGGAAACGACTCCCGATGCAGAAAAGGTGAGGGCAAAAATACAAGAACTCATGGACGTAGAACCACCAAAAGAAGCCGTGGACACTCTACGCAACGCAACCTTTGTTGGCCGCCTTATGGGAATGTTGAAAGCGAGCAAATGA
- a CDS encoding phage head morphogenesis protein, with amino-acid sequence MIVNYYEPSLTFELPPEEAISYFTAKGLQPTWDWFDMIGEQHDAAFTVAKMMNIDLLSAIKSELEKALASGTTLDTFRATLIPLLQQKGWWGKKDIVGPDGTVITIQLGSASRLETIFRTNLQSAYSAGHWAGIQENAEDMPYLMYDAVDDSKTRPEHLGFDGKVYPIDAKFWQTHFPPNDYNCRCGVIQMDADDVKANGLTISDDPVLPMLKWQNPKTGEVVIHPQGTGPSFAHNSGVSYLENLKAALERKMSELP; translated from the coding sequence ATGATAGTTAACTACTACGAGCCAAGCCTTACCTTTGAACTCCCCCCAGAGGAAGCAATCAGCTATTTCACGGCAAAGGGATTGCAGCCAACGTGGGATTGGTTCGACATGATAGGTGAACAGCACGATGCAGCATTTACCGTCGCAAAAATGATGAATATCGACCTGCTATCAGCCATCAAAAGCGAGTTAGAAAAGGCATTAGCGAGTGGAACCACTTTAGACACCTTTCGAGCCACGCTAATCCCGTTGCTACAGCAAAAAGGATGGTGGGGGAAAAAAGATATAGTCGGCCCAGACGGGACAGTCATCACTATTCAGTTAGGCAGCGCCAGCCGCCTAGAGACAATCTTTCGCACGAACCTGCAAAGCGCCTACTCAGCAGGACATTGGGCTGGTATTCAAGAAAATGCCGAAGATATGCCGTACTTGATGTACGACGCCGTTGATGACAGTAAAACGAGGCCTGAGCACTTAGGATTCGACGGTAAAGTCTATCCAATAGACGCGAAATTCTGGCAAACACACTTCCCGCCAAACGATTACAACTGCCGCTGTGGCGTAATACAAATGGACGCTGACGACGTGAAAGCTAACGGCTTAACCATATCAGACGATCCAGTCCTGCCAATGCTTAAATGGCAGAACCCAAAAACAGGCGAGGTTGTAATACACCCGCAGGGAACGGGGCCAAGCTTCGCCCATAACTCAGGGGTTAGTTATTTGGAAAACTTAAAGGCGGCGTTAGAGAGGAAAATGTCGGAACTGCCGTGA
- a CDS encoding Mor transcription activator family protein, translated as MNQIAPTTSWEIELSRLISLDGLISLEQHFGGSFIYIHASEPSEALINAVGEERAKVLCGWFGGSDIYVPKVALKQLRNKQIETAALDSLRTGNSTGKTVKELAAKFRLTTRRIATILKERGIYGSTGETTQ; from the coding sequence ATGAACCAAATCGCGCCAACTACCTCATGGGAAATTGAATTGTCGCGCCTAATAAGCCTAGACGGGCTAATTAGCCTAGAACAGCACTTCGGTGGGAGCTTCATATACATTCACGCCTCGGAGCCGTCAGAAGCGTTAATAAACGCGGTCGGCGAAGAACGCGCAAAAGTGCTTTGTGGCTGGTTTGGCGGCTCAGATATTTACGTCCCAAAGGTCGCTTTAAAGCAACTCCGCAATAAGCAAATCGAAACCGCCGCGCTGGATAGCCTAAGAACGGGAAATTCTACGGGTAAAACAGTGAAGGAGCTGGCTGCAAAATTTCGGTTAACAACCCGACGAATCGCAACCATTCTGAAAGAGCGCGGTATCTATGGCAGCACCGGAGAAACAACACAATAA
- a CDS encoding Acb2/Tad1 domain-containing protein: MDNQHRYINGYRDLTSEEIDLINEIKMKGRELNILAEQLKEKLTIDNQLKATAASRAKKDSEQYHEFERFKRAEPFKWAEMGKASIQTGIMALVRSIAQPED, from the coding sequence ATGGATAACCAACACCGCTATATCAATGGCTACCGCGACCTGACATCAGAAGAAATCGACCTAATCAACGAAATCAAGATGAAAGGCCGCGAGTTAAACATTCTCGCCGAGCAGCTAAAAGAAAAACTCACCATCGACAACCAGCTAAAGGCCACCGCAGCAAGCCGCGCCAAAAAAGACTCAGAGCAGTACCACGAATTCGAGCGGTTCAAGCGCGCCGAGCCTTTCAAATGGGCCGAAATGGGTAAAGCCAGTATTCAGACCGGCATCATGGCATTAGTGCGCTCTATCGCCCAGCCAGAAGATTAA
- a CDS encoding integron integrase, whose protein sequence is MSLKSPFLKGLQEEMRMRGYSIRTEKTYLYWIKAFINFHHKRHPETMGTEEVTQFLTFLANQRNVAINTQKIALNALAYLYQKHLHHDLGDLGFCYATKQRHLPTVLSQLEISSILNELHGRDRLIIELLYGSGLRVSECLRLRVQDIDIVRTSLTVRDGKGHKDRQTILSHKCAEKLTTYIEKAIKIQEDDNQKGIGPSLPNALERKYPNAFRQHGWMFIFPSSSTCINPYTGTLCRHHLHQSVIRKALGNAVRNIQINKRVTCHTFRHSFATHLLQAGRDIRSVQELLGHNDVSTTQIYTHVLGQHFAGTTSPLDTL, encoded by the coding sequence ATGAGTCTAAAAAGCCCATTTCTGAAAGGTCTTCAGGAGGAAATGCGTATGCGTGGTTACAGCATTAGAACAGAAAAAACCTATCTGTATTGGATCAAAGCATTCATTAACTTTCACCACAAGCGTCATCCTGAAACAATGGGAACGGAAGAAGTCACACAATTTTTAACCTTCCTTGCCAATCAACGAAATGTGGCTATCAACACACAAAAAATAGCACTTAACGCATTAGCCTATTTATATCAAAAGCATTTGCACCATGATCTTGGTGATTTAGGATTTTGCTATGCGACTAAGCAGAGACATTTACCGACGGTTTTATCCCAATTGGAGATCTCATCGATATTAAATGAACTTCATGGCCGAGACAGGCTAATCATTGAACTACTCTATGGTAGTGGACTAAGAGTTTCAGAATGTCTCCGATTACGCGTCCAAGACATTGATATTGTTAGAACATCGCTTACCGTTAGAGACGGTAAAGGACATAAAGATAGGCAAACCATCCTCAGCCATAAATGCGCAGAGAAGCTTACTACATATATTGAAAAGGCTATTAAAATTCAAGAGGATGACAACCAAAAGGGGATAGGCCCATCTCTGCCAAATGCATTAGAACGTAAGTACCCCAATGCGTTTAGGCAACACGGATGGATGTTTATTTTTCCTTCGTCGTCAACCTGCATTAATCCTTATACGGGAACACTTTGCAGGCACCATTTGCATCAAAGTGTTATTCGTAAAGCGCTCGGGAATGCCGTTCGTAATATTCAAATAAATAAACGCGTCACCTGCCACACGTTTAGGCACAGCTTCGCAACCCATTTGCTTCAAGCAGGCCGTGATATAAGAAGTGTCCAAGAGTTACTAGGCCACAATGACGTTAGTACAACACAAATCTATACACATGTACTTGGCCAACATTTCGCGGGGACAACCAGTCCGTTAGATACGTTATAA
- a CDS encoding replication protein P, translated as MMNSKVVNRLMAELVPVLSVYCADFNSKFGKDEQVLKDTINEYASRLIRHGIGSKGLRWGIEHLKQRATTNKWTPNPEEFAQLCKPTAADLGVRPVDEVITEVIAKRRERRVTGRKQEYSHRIVELIDQRVGYNIYVSSEERFRELVQREYDHWVEQAIAGTLPEPRIALEDNTTRADEMNATLQRIKGFKLNENTELGARIAAIRAKARERITTQK; from the coding sequence ATGATGAATTCTAAGGTCGTGAACAGACTCATGGCCGAATTAGTACCGGTTTTATCCGTCTACTGCGCAGACTTCAACAGCAAATTCGGCAAAGACGAACAGGTACTCAAAGACACGATTAACGAATACGCCTCGCGCCTAATCAGGCATGGCATAGGCAGCAAGGGCCTCCGATGGGGAATAGAACACCTAAAACAACGAGCGACCACAAACAAGTGGACGCCAAACCCTGAAGAGTTCGCCCAGTTATGCAAACCCACAGCCGCAGATTTAGGCGTTAGACCCGTGGACGAGGTAATCACCGAAGTAATAGCGAAAAGGCGCGAGAGGCGCGTTACGGGCCGAAAACAAGAATACTCGCATCGCATCGTTGAGCTGATAGACCAACGGGTCGGTTACAACATCTACGTTAGCAGCGAGGAACGATTCAGAGAGCTAGTGCAACGCGAGTATGACCATTGGGTCGAGCAAGCGATCGCCGGAACGCTACCAGAGCCACGAATCGCACTAGAGGACAACACCACTAGGGCTGACGAAATGAATGCAACCCTGCAACGAATTAAAGGCTTCAAGCTAAACGAGAACACCGAGCTCGGAGCCAGAATCGCCGCCATAAGGGCCAAGGCGAGAGAACGAATTACAACACAGAAGTGA
- a CDS encoding DUF4844 domain-containing protein, translating to MKKISILLLSIISLFVMAGNNIMIHNNTERVQKLEKLLVEKKFTADEKLFYPGAPSEEVRATCEQAMNIVIQALIDTPEAGITEIEFWSLLEKAATVYKQFDSEEMERGLSYMEEIMDIYDIESSDGRLNTWRYGFDPANSH from the coding sequence ATGAAAAAAATCAGCATATTGCTTTTATCCATAATTAGTCTTTTCGTCATGGCAGGTAACAATATAATGATTCATAACAATACAGAGCGTGTGCAAAAGCTTGAAAAGTTGTTAGTTGAAAAGAAATTTACTGCTGATGAAAAGCTTTTTTATCCTGGAGCTCCCTCAGAAGAAGTTAGGGCAACATGCGAACAAGCAATGAATATTGTAATCCAAGCTTTAATTGATACTCCTGAGGCGGGTATAACGGAAATCGAGTTTTGGAGCCTTCTGGAAAAAGCTGCCACGGTTTATAAACAATTTGACTCAGAAGAAATGGAACGCGGCCTAAGTTACATGGAAGAAATAATGGACATTTATGACATCGAAAGCTCCGATGGTAGGTTAAACACTTGGAGGTATGGGTTTGATCCAGCAAATTCTCACTAA
- a CDS encoding VRR-NUC domain-containing protein, giving the protein MRTTKRPRHLEDEHQICLIKWARIRRLPQISGVIRGSTIADYLIHIPNGGSRNKAEAARFKRMGVKAGVSDLLLAIPTAANHGLWVELKAPYTSSKDKNYPSPEQREWVEKMNQAGYRAIVCWGWHEAQQQIEKYINEAAA; this is encoded by the coding sequence ATGCGAACAACAAAACGACCAAGACACCTAGAGGACGAACATCAAATATGCCTCATCAAATGGGCGCGCATTAGACGTTTACCGCAAATCTCCGGCGTTATCCGCGGTTCAACCATCGCAGACTACCTAATCCATATCCCAAACGGCGGTTCGCGCAATAAAGCCGAAGCTGCGCGTTTTAAGCGTATGGGCGTTAAAGCCGGAGTATCAGACTTGTTACTCGCCATTCCGACCGCAGCAAATCACGGTTTATGGGTAGAGCTGAAAGCGCCATACACCAGTTCAAAAGACAAAAACTATCCATCACCAGAGCAACGCGAATGGGTAGAAAAAATGAATCAAGCCGGTTATCGCGCAATTGTCTGCTGGGGCTGGCACGAAGCGCAACAACAAATCGAGAAATACATCAACGAGGCCGCAGCATGA
- the terL gene encoding phage terminase large subunit: MTPAEEIELLMLLEAERRQQAIDNLDNYCRYIEIPSVPLKEDECPLGDKCDDPNCTMHETSTAFYPITVEPAEHHRLLNSKLMDVEAGRIKRLMVMMPPGSAKSTYGTVTFPTWYMGKHPNENIICTSYGSSLAKKFGRKCRAITSSKGYNELFGVYLNADNRAVDDWSISNGATYMCGGILSGITGNRANGLVIDDPVKGREDADSPTIREKTWEAYLNDLRTRLKPNGWIIIIQTRWHEDDLSGRILPKDWNGESGWITSRDGEDWYVLCLQAQCETDTDPLGRKRGEWLWTEWFTPEHWAREKRVQGSRNWESLYQQRPKPLDGSLIKRAWPKRYGTPPSEFSRVVISLDTAYKPEQHNDPSVATIWGELDENHYLLHVWRDRVEYPSLKRILASLYMQWRPDAVLIEDKASGQSLIQECREGIKLEGFPKPIRMPVIAIDPQGVNKLDRLIAVSPMIEAGQFWLPVAAPWLPDYESELFGFPLSANDDQVDSTSQYLKWARMHGMNIVYASLNQQKRAEDKPTRQSFAISNRSRSKYRGY, encoded by the coding sequence ATGACACCTGCCGAGGAAATAGAACTATTGATGTTGCTAGAGGCCGAGCGCCGACAGCAGGCGATCGACAACCTCGACAATTATTGCCGCTATATCGAGATCCCAAGCGTTCCGCTAAAAGAGGACGAGTGCCCATTGGGCGACAAATGCGACGACCCAAACTGCACCATGCACGAAACCTCAACGGCCTTTTATCCAATTACCGTTGAACCCGCAGAGCACCACCGGCTACTAAACAGCAAGCTCATGGATGTAGAAGCGGGGCGAATCAAGCGCCTAATGGTGATGATGCCTCCGGGCTCCGCTAAAAGCACATATGGCACCGTCACATTCCCGACTTGGTACATGGGCAAGCACCCAAACGAGAACATCATCTGCACCAGCTACGGCAGCAGTCTAGCCAAAAAGTTTGGTCGCAAGTGCCGCGCCATAACCTCAAGCAAGGGTTACAACGAGCTATTCGGCGTTTACCTAAATGCAGATAACCGCGCAGTTGATGACTGGTCGATAAGCAACGGGGCGACCTATATGTGCGGCGGCATTCTCTCCGGTATCACAGGGAACCGCGCCAACGGCCTAGTCATCGACGACCCCGTAAAAGGCCGCGAGGACGCAGACAGCCCCACAATCCGCGAGAAAACATGGGAAGCCTACCTCAACGACCTTCGCACCCGTTTAAAGCCAAACGGCTGGATAATCATCATCCAAACCCGCTGGCATGAAGACGATTTAAGCGGCCGCATTTTGCCTAAAGATTGGAACGGCGAAAGCGGCTGGATAACCTCAAGGGACGGCGAAGATTGGTATGTACTCTGTTTACAGGCCCAATGCGAAACAGACACCGACCCGCTAGGACGTAAGCGCGGCGAATGGCTATGGACGGAATGGTTCACCCCAGAACACTGGGCACGTGAAAAGCGCGTGCAAGGCTCACGCAACTGGGAATCGCTATACCAGCAAAGGCCAAAACCGCTAGACGGTTCGCTCATCAAGCGCGCATGGCCCAAACGCTACGGAACGCCGCCGTCTGAATTTTCACGGGTAGTTATAAGCCTAGATACCGCATACAAACCAGAGCAGCACAACGACCCAAGTGTGGCGACAATATGGGGCGAATTGGACGAAAACCACTATCTGCTTCACGTATGGCGCGACAGAGTCGAATACCCAAGCCTCAAGCGCATCTTGGCAAGTCTATACATGCAATGGCGACCCGACGCCGTACTTATCGAGGACAAGGCAAGCGGCCAAAGCCTAATCCAAGAATGCCGCGAGGGGATAAAACTCGAAGGTTTCCCAAAGCCAATCAGAATGCCGGTAATCGCAATCGACCCGCAAGGCGTCAACAAGCTAGATCGACTCATCGCGGTTTCGCCCATGATCGAGGCCGGTCAGTTTTGGCTACCAGTTGCCGCACCGTGGCTGCCCGACTACGAAAGCGAGCTTTTCGGCTTTCCACTTAGCGCCAACGATGACCAAGTCGACAGTACAAGCCAATACCTCAAATGGGCAAGAATGCACGGTATGAACATCGTTTACGCGAGTTTAAACCAGCAGAAAAGGGCAGAGGACAAACCTACACGACAAAGCTTCGCAATATCTAACCGAAGCCGCAGTAAATACAGGGGTTACTGA
- a CDS encoding helix-turn-helix domain-containing protein: MDKTLYSERVAARIRERCADLDILQADIVRKTGAAKSTVNAWFSGGTAPRGANVGKLCRILRCSSDWLLEGIGNPAYSEETGVMASLQSTADVNNVKEIESPIVRVPALMVDTENVVNLDGDNEHIFPVTALNGSSKVNGSAWIEANSRTAAPVIMNGDALLVDTGVNNVSKSGGFYVISDRGVLNVFQVFVEINGDWSIVDGSRIGAKTVIQRDYRDAIVIVGRVLFRCGGIE, from the coding sequence ATGGATAAGACTTTGTATTCAGAGAGAGTTGCAGCTCGTATTCGTGAACGCTGCGCCGATCTCGACATTCTGCAAGCCGATATTGTAAGAAAAACAGGCGCAGCAAAGAGTACCGTTAACGCTTGGTTTTCTGGCGGTACTGCTCCGCGAGGTGCCAACGTGGGCAAACTGTGCCGCATTCTACGCTGTAGCAGTGATTGGTTGCTTGAGGGTATTGGTAATCCAGCTTATAGCGAAGAAACCGGCGTTATGGCCAGCCTGCAATCAACGGCTGATGTTAATAACGTAAAAGAAATCGAATCGCCGATCGTGCGCGTTCCTGCGCTTATGGTTGATACTGAAAATGTGGTTAATCTAGACGGCGACAATGAGCATATTTTCCCTGTTACTGCGCTCAATGGTTCTTCAAAAGTAAATGGCTCCGCATGGATTGAGGCTAACAGCAGAACCGCTGCGCCGGTAATTATGAATGGCGATGCTTTGCTGGTAGATACCGGCGTAAACAACGTTTCCAAATCCGGCGGTTTCTATGTGATTTCTGATAGAGGCGTTCTTAACGTTTTTCAGGTATTCGTAGAGATTAACGGTGATTGGTCTATCGTTGACGGCTCTCGCATAGGCGCTAAAACCGTAATCCAGCGGGATTATCGTGACGCGATTGTTATCGTTGGCAGAGTATTATTCCGCTGCGGTGGTATAGAATAG
- a CDS encoding YcxB family protein — MTESEVVNAMKLNGRGSNKTLVALVIVGLVLALVGTFTEHKALGFGGAVGGLIGYFSVLFLLIPFNAKKQFRQNRALRAEITMLLLEQGINFKSESGESNLQWSDIHKWKYGKGIYLLYITSNMFHMVPSRALSNEAEFSKLLGEYIGPRKA, encoded by the coding sequence TTGACAGAATCTGAAGTCGTAAATGCAATGAAGCTAAACGGGAGAGGTTCCAATAAGACATTGGTGGCGCTTGTAATTGTTGGGCTAGTGTTGGCATTGGTTGGCACTTTTACCGAGCACAAGGCATTAGGATTTGGTGGCGCTGTTGGTGGGTTAATTGGTTATTTTTCCGTTCTGTTCTTATTGATACCGTTCAACGCTAAGAAACAGTTTCGCCAAAACAGGGCGCTAAGGGCTGAAATCACCATGCTTTTATTAGAGCAAGGAATAAATTTCAAAAGTGAATCAGGCGAAAGTAACTTGCAGTGGTCTGACATTCACAAATGGAAGTATGGTAAAGGCATCTATCTCCTGTATATCACGAGTAATATGTTCCATATGGTTCCATCAAGGGCGCTTTCAAATGAAGCTGAGTTTAGCAAATTGCTTGGTGAGTATATTGGCCCTAGAAAAGCATAA
- a CDS encoding DMP19 family protein: MASETVEYQIDATFIDDNDSWAIIEPLWWTVSIYDGEKKYEQDLSKYSKSQRLVFACHWYMSEVNNGGHDQFYYNSTGIVWRDAIECFDAIGATEISEIIKSSATRLGGSPSLDRNERNEVLEKIEPKFDDLDDRFYKLESQIDIEKLIKVFISKRKSDFVFNGKVLKP; encoded by the coding sequence ATGGCATCAGAGACTGTTGAATATCAAATTGACGCCACATTCATTGATGACAATGATTCATGGGCAATCATCGAGCCACTTTGGTGGACAGTAAGCATTTACGATGGCGAGAAAAAATACGAGCAAGATCTATCTAAATACAGCAAGAGCCAGAGATTAGTTTTTGCGTGTCATTGGTATATGTCTGAAGTTAACAATGGTGGGCACGATCAATTTTACTATAACAGCACCGGCATAGTATGGCGTGACGCAATTGAATGTTTCGATGCCATTGGAGCAACAGAGATATCAGAAATAATCAAAAGTTCAGCGACCAGGCTCGGTGGCTCCCCTAGCTTAGACAGAAATGAGAGGAATGAGGTTCTAGAAAAAATAGAGCCCAAATTTGATGATCTAGATGACCGGTTTTATAAGCTAGAAAGTCAAATAGATATCGAGAAGTTGATAAAGGTATTTATTTCAAAAAGAAAAAGCGATTTTGTTTTCAACGGCAAGGTTTTAAAGCCATGA
- the ltrA gene encoding group II intron reverse transcriptase/maturase, which produces MPNLSIPTTSTDDYYQQRISQQPAFSSNLFQQLLEPENLHRAWRQVKANNGAAGIDGMTIESFPRWMQQGGWQQCKSQLERGEYQPSAVRRVEIDKSDGGKRKLGIPTVIDRVIQQAIAQILTPLFDPHFSVNSFGFRPNRNAQQAVLQVRDIIKQKRKFAVDVDLSKFFDRVNHDLLMTQLRSKVQDKRLLALIGKYLRAGVMVNDQFEASFEGVPQGGPLSPLLSNIMLDSLDKELESRGHHFARYADDFIILVKSQRAGERVLKSITHYLGTKLKLIVNEHKSQVVKVGQSKFLGFTFNRGKIQWHANTLHVFKQKIRRLTNRNWGVSMSYQLFKLRQYMQGWINYFGIANAYQGCVDLDHWIRRRVRMCFWRQWRKPRTKVQNLLKRGVRIQAAVACGLTSKGPWRSSKTPGIQQALSNEYLTNAGLYSLRDGWISVHYPSQITG; this is translated from the coding sequence TTGCCAAACTTGTCGATACCCACTACGTCGACAGACGATTACTATCAACAGCGTATTAGCCAGCAACCAGCCTTCAGCAGCAATCTATTTCAGCAACTACTCGAACCTGAGAATCTACACCGAGCTTGGCGACAAGTGAAAGCCAATAATGGCGCGGCGGGCATTGATGGCATGACCATCGAATCCTTCCCGCGCTGGATGCAACAAGGCGGCTGGCAACAGTGTAAATCTCAGCTTGAGCGAGGAGAATATCAACCCTCAGCGGTCAGGCGTGTAGAGATCGATAAATCCGATGGCGGTAAACGCAAATTGGGGATCCCTACCGTGATTGATCGTGTGATACAACAAGCAATCGCTCAAATACTCACGCCGTTGTTTGACCCTCACTTTTCAGTGAATAGCTTCGGCTTTAGGCCGAACAGAAACGCCCAACAGGCGGTACTACAAGTCAGGGATATCATCAAACAGAAACGCAAATTTGCCGTTGATGTTGATCTGTCCAAGTTCTTTGACCGCGTCAACCACGATCTGTTGATGACTCAGTTAAGGAGTAAGGTGCAGGATAAGCGTCTGCTGGCGCTTATTGGCAAATACCTACGAGCGGGCGTCATGGTCAACGACCAATTTGAAGCAAGCTTCGAAGGTGTACCTCAGGGCGGCCCACTCTCACCATTACTATCAAATATCATGCTGGATAGTTTGGATAAAGAACTGGAAAGTCGAGGACATCACTTCGCCCGCTACGCTGATGACTTTATCATCTTGGTGAAGTCTCAACGGGCGGGAGAACGTGTTCTCAAGAGTATTACTCATTATCTTGGTACGAAGCTAAAACTGATCGTTAACGAGCATAAAAGCCAAGTGGTTAAGGTAGGCCAAAGCAAATTCCTTGGTTTCACCTTTAACCGAGGAAAGATCCAATGGCATGCCAACACGTTGCATGTTTTCAAACAAAAGATACGACGACTGACGAACCGCAATTGGGGAGTCAGTATGAGCTATCAACTGTTTAAACTGCGGCAATATATGCAAGGTTGGATCAATTACTTTGGCATAGCCAACGCTTATCAAGGGTGCGTCGATTTAGACCACTGGATCCGTCGCCGAGTGCGTATGTGCTTCTGGCGTCAGTGGCGAAAACCACGGACTAAGGTGCAAAACCTACTGAAACGAGGTGTCAGGATCCAAGCAGCCGTTGCTTGTGGGCTCACAAGTAAAGGCCCTTGGCGTAGCTCGAAAACGCCAGGCATACAGCAAGCGCTGAGTAACGAATATCTGACGAACGCAGGATTGTATTCACTAAGAGATGGATGGATTTCTGTTCATTATCCTAGCCAAATAACAGGTTAG
- a CDS encoding Cro/CI family transcriptional regulator, whose protein sequence is MTKTEAVNFFGSQKALAHVLQRSKTTVSGWPDKLPRGVQFEIQVKTDAQLKADLELFNEQAA, encoded by the coding sequence ATGACTAAAACCGAAGCTGTTAATTTTTTTGGTTCTCAAAAGGCGTTAGCCCATGTGCTGCAACGCTCTAAGACCACAGTGTCGGGCTGGCCCGATAAGCTGCCGCGAGGCGTACAGTTCGAAATTCAGGTTAAGACTGACGCTCAACTAAAGGCTGATTTAGAACTGTTTAACGAACAAGCGGCTTAG